GATTGGAATTTTAGACTAATGAGTGGGGAATTTAATCTTGACAAAATTTACGATATTAATCGTGTTACATTAGATGGAATTAGTGAAACATATCTCGAAAGAGAAATTTTCTTTAATGCTTTTTTTGAATCCATTACAGATAAATTGAACGACAAGATTTTTGATTATACAAATTGGACTTATTTCAAACTTATTGAATTGAAAAATAACCCTGACTTTCTATACTTAAACACTCAAACCATAAAACCCAAGAAAGAAGCAATACATAATAACTTTAATTTAGACAATCTATTAGTTGATGAAAAGCCCGTCTTTAAAGACGGAAACTCTAATTTTATACCATTTATTAAAGATAATTATTTCAACTTTGATGAAGTTTCGGGTAATGCTGTTATCGAGTTTTTAATTGACACACAAGGAAATATTAATATTCTAAATGTAAAGACCACAGGGAATTTTTCAGAAAAAGAAATTAGACGTGTGTTGAACCTTTCACCAAAATGGACACCCGCCAAAAAGGAAGGAAAGCCAATAGACGTTAAAATTGTTCTTCCTATAAATGTAAATAGAAACTAAGAAATTGTTTATTAAGAATTATCTACACTGTATAATATCAAGTATTAGACTTTGAGCAGGTGATTGAATAAATATTTTAAAATCGACAGACTATGTATATTTGGGTGTTAGCTACAAGTTTGTAAAAAAACCGCTTTATTGAATTGAAAATGAACAAATTATTTAAATAACTAAATTTAAAAAATGAAAATATTATTTCTACTCGCTTTCATAATTTCTATAAATTCTTATTCACAAAACAATTTAAATAAAACATTAATTGGAAAATGGAAATTAGTTGCTGAAAGTGGCAAAAATGGAAGTGCTAAAATTTTTACGAATGAAATTAAAAATGGCGAAACATTAATATTCGAAAGTAAAAGTAAGCTTCAAAATGAAAATGGAGATAAAGGAACGTATAAAATCAATGGAAATAAATTAAAAATAAATATTGCCAAAAAAGAACGATTTTATTTAATGTTTTTTGATGAAATTAACCCCAATAAAATTTATCTAAATCCTGTAACTTCCAAATACGAAATTATTTGTGATGAAGGTTGTTCATTCACATATATAAAACTGTAAAAAAACCTTTATATAAGCAGGTATTGGTAAAATTCGGGTTTAAAATTTTTGTGATTTAGTCACACGAAATATAACTGCTTAGCTTGATTGAAATTGAACTTCCAGTTCTTATTTATCACACACTTCGACAGTACTTTTTCCATTAGCAAATACTTTATGACCAAAAAACTAAATATATCAATACTATTCTGGTTCATCAGTTGTTCCAGTATTTATTCACAAAAAAAAGATGTGGATATTAACAAACAATATCTGAAAATTAAAAATTCAAAAACATTGATAATTGATAGCCTTTCTCTAATAAGAGGAATTGACTTTAGTAATGGAGATAATGCTGATGAAAAAAAATACAAGATTTTCAAAAAAGGAAAGAAAATTATCAAAATTGAGTATGATGAGATTAGCAATGGGTCTAGAAAATGGAATAAAAAAACGACCATATTCTTAGAAAATGATATTCCTTTCTTTATTGTTGAAAGAATTAATGGCGAGGTGATATATCGATTAGATAGTGGTGAAAAATCAGAACCTCATAAAGTAATTGAAGAAATTTATGTTTATGATTGGAATAATGAGAAAGTTAAGAGAATCTATAATGGACACGAAATAACGTACCAAATGAAAATTTGTAAGTTGTGTTATGAAGAATTGATTGAAAAAACTAAACTGAGATTTAACTCAAAATAATAATGATACTTCTTCTCTGTTTAGCTATCTGAATAAACACAAAAAAGAATAAAAATCATCCACTACTAAAAGTAGATTCTATTCTATTGATTTTGAAAAAGATATACATCAATAATTATCTAAACTGCTTAATGTCAAGTATTAAACTTCGCGCAATTGAGTGGAGTTGCATAATTATTTATTCCAATCATACAATTTTGTCTGCAAATAACATCACAGATTATGCAGACAACCAATCCATTCCAAACCATTCTTGATGAATTAGGGGAAGTAAAAGAGATACTCTATTCTCTCAAAAAAGAACCTGAAATCGAGTTGAAAAAGAAACTGTACTCCATCAAAGAATGTTCAGAAATTCTTAAACTCGATTATCAGACCGTTCGCTCACACATTTTAAAAGGCAACATCAAAGCTGAACAAATCGGACGATTCTACAGAATCAGCCATTTGGATCTGATGAATGCTTTGAGCGATGTTAAATCGCTCAAGTACAAAAGATAAACGAACTCATTTGTTTATCCGAATCATTATTGTTCAACCTTTCCGTAATTCTATTACGGAATCAATCCCTTTAAAAAATGAGCGAAAAAATTCCTTATCTAAGAGTAGGAACAACGTATTATAAAACGATTGAAAAACCATTAATTTCCGGAGACAAGATTTCGATTCTGGTTCGATGGAATCGTGAAACGATTATCAGCGACTACGGAAAAGTATATGTTTCAAAAGTTCCTAAGTATGATGGCTTCTGTTGTATCCCTTCACATCTGGACTACCAGCAGATCATTCAAGGATTCTACAATGTTTATAACGAAATTCCATATCAGCCTATAGAAGAGAATGTAGAAATCGATAAACTTCAAGAAAAGATTCCATTTTCATTGAATTTTATGGAACATATTTTTGGCGAACAGTTGGAATTAGGCTTGGATTATATTAAGATCCTACTCCAATATCCAATTCAGATGCTTCCAATCCTTTGCTTAGTTAGCAAAGAAAGATCTACCGGAAAATCTACTTTCATCAAATGGCTGAAATCAATCTTTGGACTCAATATGACTTACATCAAAGGAGATTCCTTCAGCAGTCAGTTCAATTCGGATTGGACTTCAATGCTGATTGTAGCTATTGACGAAGTGTTTTTTGACAAAAAAGAAATCACGGAACGTCTTAAATACCTTTCCACGACTGATAAAGACAAGAAAGAGGCTAAAGGAAAAGACAGGGAAGAAGTAGAATTCTTCGGCAAATTCATCCTCTGTTCCAATAATGAAGATAACTTCATTCAGATTGATGAAAATGAGATCCGATTCTGGATTATCAAAGTTAGATCAATCAAAAGCGAGAACACTGAATTTCTACACAATCTCAATAAGGAGATTCCTTATTTCCTGCGCTATCTGATTGAAAGACCTTTCCACAGCCATAAGTTGACCAGAATGTGGTTCACGGAGTCTGAGATCAGAACCAAAGCGCTTCAGAGACTGCTATGGAAAAACAACAATAAGCTCGAATCCAAGATCATTGAACTTTTATATGAGTTTTTTGAGAACACAGAAGATAACAAAATCAATTGTGTTCCACAGGATATTTTCAATATGCTGGGTAAAATGTTCAAAAACAGTTATTGGACAATCAATGATGTCAGGAAATTACTCAAAGAAATCTGGAAGCTTGAGCCTCAAAACAATTCATTAGCCTATATCAAATACGACCTAGATTATGGCTTAAGTTTTTTCCAACAGAACAAAATAGGGCGGTACTTTACAATAGAAAAGAATTTTATTCTCCAAAAATTTGATGAAATGATGAATTAACAGATAATGAAAAGAAAATCAATCTGTTATCTCTCATCAAAAGCCTCATCAAATTTTAAACCCTTGATTTTTGATGAGAGAGTGATGAGAAGAAAATCTCAAGTTTGATGAGATGATGAGAATTTGATGAGAATTTAAATTATTACAATTCAATTAATTACAAAGTTCTCTCATCAATTCATCAAAAATTAGTCAAAACCAAACCCGTCCGCTTGAACCGACAGAACACCTACTATTTATTACTAAAAAACATTAAAAATTACACAATGAACTGCAAACAATTCAACAGCATACCGCTGGAAGAAGTCCTACTTTCTCTCGGACACCTTCCAACGAAACAAAATGAAAAAGAAGCTTGGTATCTCAACCCCTTTGCCAACGAATCCCAAGCCTCTTTTAAAATTAATAAAAGCCTAAACTATTGGTATTTATTTTCAGAAGGAATCGGTGGAACGAATACCGACTTTATGAAGAAATATCTGAACGCTTCGGTCAATGAAGTTTTAGTATGGGCAGAAAGTCAGAATTTTTCTTCCTTTCAACAGCAAAATATCTCAGATCGGAAAGTAGAAAATCTTCCTGCAAATTATGAGATCATTGAAATTAAAAACGTTCAGCATCCTGCACTTCTGGAATATTTGAATGAAAGAAAAGTAGATAGCCAAATCGAATTTTTAAAAGAGATTCATTATCGAATGAATGAAAAAAAAAATTTCGGAATTGGATTTAAAAACGATTCTGGCGGTTATGAAATTCGCAATAAATATTCAAAGATCTGTTTGGGTAAAAAAGACATTTCTACAATAAAAAATGGTTCGGGAGATTTGAAAATTTTTGAAGGGTTTTTTGATTTTTTTTCTTTTAAAAATGTAGAAAAATTGTTGGACAATAAGTCTTCGAATTATCTTATTTTGAATTCCGTCTCGATGATTTCTAAGATTAAAAATTCACTCGAAAATTATGAAAATATTGAGCTTTATTTTGATAATGATGAAGCAGGAAATCGTGCCGTTGAAATGATTAAAAATGAAAACAAAAACGCAGAAGATTGTCGGGTTTTGTATTCGGATTTCAAAGACTTAAATGATTGGCTTGTTCAAAAAAATCCATCCAATGCACGAAAAGTGAAACTTAGGAGAAGGTGAGTAAAATAAACACAGGTAAAATATGGTGGTATGTTAGTGCAAAAAGTACCCAAAGTTTACAATAAGCGTATCCGCTGATTGCAAAATTGGGATTTTTGATTTCTTCCTATCGTCAGAAATGTTTTTTAAATGCGCTAAAAATTAACACAATGGAAAAAGACTTTTTAAAAGAATTTATAAACCAAGCCACCAAAGAGAATGAAGCAAAGATTGCTCAGGAAAAGAGAAAAAAATATTTCCAGGATTTGGGCAGAAAAGGTGGTTTGAAGACTAAACAAAATAAAAAGCTGGATAAGGTTATTTCGATCAGAATGACCAATTCTGAATATGAAACTCTCATTCAAAAACAGAAAAAATATCCATTAAAATTATCAACCTATATCCGAAATATTCTGTTCGAAAAAGAACTGAAGATCAATGAATTTAAAACCGATGAAACCCTGCTTCAATTTGGTAATCATTTCAAAAAAATAACGAATCTTTTGCGAAATCGGGAATGGAATGTTTTTGAAAATAAGAAAGAAATTTTATTGAGAATTGAAAATCTAATCGAATTAATTCATCAATATCTGTATTCTAAAACTCAAAAAAATGAATAATTCAGCAACCACAAGAACCATCTCAAAAATCGCTTTGGAATACAACGGAAATGACAAAGGAACAGCCGAAATGATTTCGTCAAATTGTCTTTTAAGTTCAAATCCGGAAGGTCAGTATTTAGAAATGAAAACTGTAGCCGACCGAAATCTGAATGTGAAAAAATGGGCTTTGACAGGTTATATTTCTCAACCGGACGAGATCGGCAGAAAATTGACGGATGAAGAATTTTTAGAAGTTGCCACCGAAGCTTTGGAAAAAATCGGAGTGACAGGAAACAATCAATTCCGATTGGATATTCATAACAGTACGAAACAAAAACACATTCATTTTATCGTTAACAGGATTGATATTTCTGGGAAATGCACGGTAAAATCCCACGATGTCGGAAGAAGATTCGGAGAAGCTGTTCGGAAAGTTTGTAAAGAAAAAGGATTGTTGACCGATGTGGAAATAGGTGTTCAGAAAAAGAAAGAAATGCTGAAGAATTTATCAGAAGCTTTGAAAACCAGCAATAATTTTGATGAACTCCTTTTTAAAATGAAAGAAAAAGGTTTTGACATTCAATTGTCTTCTAATGTGAAAGACGGGATTTCGGGAATGCGGATTGTTATGGAAAAGGACAAAAACCATCAAACCGAAAGAGTTTATAAAGCGGGTTACAAATTGTCTGAAATTTCAAACCGATTGAAAATTTCTGAAATAAAATCTTTGTTTGAGGTGAAAAATGCGGTTCGGGAAGTCGAAAAATCGACTGAGAATTGGAAAGAGTTCCGAGCCAGTCTGCATCAGAAAGGATTCTCTGTTAAAATTCAATATAAAGAAGAGTTCAAACCCAATCAAAAAAATGAAATTCAAGATGTTTGGATAGGTAAAACTGAACAATTGGGAAATAACAAGCAGAAAAACGGATTGATTTTTAATCAATACAATGGTTTTTCTCTTTCCAAGATCGATCCTAATTTTCAAAATCTGACAAAATCAATGTCTGAAAATAGAGAAATAAGCATTCAAAACATACAACCACAATCACCATCAAAAGAAAGTGTAGCAGAAATTGCAGGTGAACTTTTAGAAGAACTCCTGAAGCCGAATTATGTTGCTCAAAGCGATGATGAACTTTGGAAAAAGAAGCGGAAATCAAGATAAATATTAACTATTCAAAAATCAAAAATATGGAAAATAAAAAACAGAACGAAGAATCTAAAAGTAGTGGAATGGAGCTTTTGGAAAACGTGGTAAAATCTAATGAAAATAACATTGCCTCGAATTTGGAGAATAAGGAATCTAATGCAGAAGTGAAAGCGGATATTGAAGATCTGGTATTGGCAATTGGTCAAATGCAATTAGACCTTGAAGTCATAAAAGAAATTCCTAATGACGTATTGGCTTTTTATGAAAAAGAACAGCTTTCAAGAAATCAGTATTTAAAAGATATTGCCACCATAATAGGAGCAGTTATTTCGAAAAAAACCAGCGATTTTTTGGAAAGTTTTCAAAAACCAGCAAAAAGGATGGAGAAATTTACTTGGAGCGGAATTGGAGTTGCAATTTTTTCAGTTTTGGTGTTGATCATTTCCATCAATTTCTCAACCAATTGGTACAAAGAAAGCATCAAAGCCAAAAGTGAACTACGTCAAGATATTTTAAAAGAAATTGCTGATGAAGGAAAAAAAATCTATGATGAAAATGAGATTAAAATATTGTCTGAAAATACTAAAGTAATGCAATTGTGGATCAAGAATAATCCTAAAAAAGCAGAAGATTTTTTAAGGTTTAAAGATGGGTTTGAGGCGAGAAAGTCCGAATAGTAAAACTTTTCATAAACCACTCTATTGGAATATGGAAAAATCAGCCTCACCACAACCGCAGATTTTCCCACATTCCAACAGAGGACAACAATAGCCAACAAATTTTGGAAATAATAATTTATGTCATTACTAAATTAAGGTTAGCCTTTTCACTTTAGGTGTCTAATTTTTTTTACTATTTTTTTAATAAAATTTTCTTAATATATTTGTAATCAATCAAAAATAGAATAACTATAAGGTAAAGTATAAATTACATATTAAAATATAGCGTTAAGCAGTTCATTTTCTTCGTTCAAATACTCGAAATATAAATACTAAAGAAAATATGATTGTAAGATGCGCCCTTCCAGGGCGTGTTTTGCGTCATTTCTTTAGTGGGTTATTCGAGTAACCTGAACGAAGGGTGATGTCAATTCACGCTCTTCTTTATTTCAAAAATCACCAACTAAAAAAACTAATTATGAAAACATCCGTAAAAACACAAGAATCAAAAAGGGGAAAAATACCTATAATATATTTCACAAAATTTTTTTATTCTTATACTGTCAAAAACACAAACTACAGATGCAATGCGAAAAGTTTATTTCTCAGTTCTTTTTCTATGTATTAATTCGATAGGATTTTCGCAGATTCCCAATCTGCCGACAATTCCAAGCCCCGTACAAAATACTTTTCAGAATTATTCTGAAAATATCACGCTGACTTCAAGTAAAAATAATATTCCTGCTGTGCCTCGGAATTATATAAATTCTCAATCTTCTGCTATTGACAAACAGAATTGGGAAATGCAGCAACGTGATTTTAAAGAGGTGGAGGAAGAAAAGATAGAGAAGGAAAAAAAAGAGTATTTTGGAAGAATCAATGTTTTGGAATCTTCCGGATATAATCTCCCTTCGCTTTCTTCAAAATCAGGAACCAACGCTTATTATGATGCATATAGCAAGCTGTCAGCAATTGATTCCGAAAATTATTCCCTGACAAAAGCCAATTTCATTGTTGAAAATGCCTACTATGATAATAAACTAAATTTTACACAATTCAAATCTGGTGTCAGCAAAACCGCCAATCAATTATTGCAAAAAATGAAGTCCGAGAAGTTAGATACTGGTGATAATACGATGAAAAACATCGCACTATTCAAGCATTTTTCAAAATCTTTCAAATATGACTTTAATGATTATATGGGAAAAAAGGATTGGAGTAAAATGTTTGCTTCTAAACTTTTAAAAACTGGAACCGGTCAATGTCATTCTATGCCTTTACTGTATCTGATGGTTGCCGAAGCAATGAATGCAGACGCTTCCTTGGCGATGGCTCCGAATCATACCTACATTCGTTTTATGGATGATGAAAACCAATGGCAGAATGTCGAACTTACTAACGGAATTTTCACTACCAATTCAATGATTTTGGAATCAGGTTACATTGGTTCTGAAGCTTTGCAGAGCAATGTCTATATGAACAGCCTTACAAAAAAAGAGCTGATCTCTCAATTGTATGCAGATCTGGCAAACGGTTACATCCATAAATACGGAATGGATGAATTCGTAGGAAAAACGCTGGATAAAGCTTTAGAATTTTATCCAAATAATATGTATGCTAACCTGCTCAAATCTATGTATCAGCAGGCGAGATTTGAATACGTTGCCGAAACAATAGGAATCAAAAATGTTGAGAATCCAGAAGAACTTCAAAATATCCGATACTTTCCTAAAGCAGCAGAACTTTTGAAAGAGACAAAATCACAATTTGATAAAATTGATCAATTGGGCTTTAAGTTTATGCCTGACGGTGCTTACTCCGAGTGGCTCAACAATATGGGGCGGGAAGCTAACAGACAAGAGAGCGAGGCTATTGCTGAAAGAATAAAGCAAATGAATGCTGAACGACAAAAAAAGATAAAAGAGGAAAATTTAAAAAAATCTCAGGAGGAAAAACGAAAGACACAGGAGAAAAAAAGAGAAGAGGAAGAAAAACGCAGACTTTTTTATCTAAAAACATAAATGATTATTTAATATCTATGAAAGAAATACTTCAAAAAAAAATCTATCAGATACTGTTGTTTCTACTTTTGGGAACAGTATCTGCAAAAGCTCAAAATAACCAGTTTTATAACGAAGCTTATAAAACTATCGACAATATGCTGGAAGACCGTCAAAAATACAGCTTTAAAGATGCGGTGTTTAGTGTAGAAGAAGCATATTACCAAGGAAAACTTGACACAATACGTATCAATAAGGAATTACGATTTCTAAAAAGTTTTGCCGAAAGTATAGTAAAGAGCAGAGAACTGAACTACAAAGGATCTGATAAAGAAAAAGTAAATAAATACGCTGCATTATATTCGATTATATGCCAGTCCTTGCCTGTTGCTGTAAGAGATACGGTAATCCAGTATAAACCTTTTAGCTATGATTTTGCTGATGTGTTTGGGCATTCCGATCTTCCAAATCTTTTTGTTTCGAAGTTATTAGCGACAAAAAAAGGAAACTGTAATTCGATGCCATATCTCTATAAGATTTTGGCTGAAGAACTTGGTGTAGAAGCTAATTTAGCATTAGCTCCCAACCACGTCTATATCAAGCACAACATTAAATCAATTGGATGGTTCAATACGGAATTGACCAGCGGTATCTTTCCTGAAGACGGGTGGCTGATGGCTTCAGGTTATATTCATTTGGATGCTATTAGAAACGGTGTTTTTATGAAAGCCCTAGATAATAAAGAAAGTCTTGCTTTGTGCCTTTTTGATCTGGCTCAGGCTTACAACCGTAGTTTTCCAAACAATGATGGAGAATTTGTTTTAAAGGCTCTTAACCGAGCATTAGAGATATATCCTAATTTTGCAAAAGCTCTCATTCTCAAAGCAGAGTTCCACAAAATACAGTTTGAAAAATTAATGGAGCGGGAGAATCTGAAAACAGACAAAGCTGAGAATATAAAATTGGTTCAACAAAATCCAAAAGCAAAAGAACTCTATGAGCTGATGCAGAAAGAATACGGTCACATCTATGATTTAGGTTATAGACAAATGCCGGAAGGAATGTATCTGGATTGGCTTGTATCTCTGAAAATGGAGAGAAATAAATATGAGAATAAAAAACTAATGAATAATTTTAAATAACCACAAATGAAAAAACTATTTTACTTTATTTGTTTATTGCTGATGGGATTTACCTTTGCTCAGCAAAAGAACAAAACCAATTTAAAAATTGAGAAACAATATGTAAATCCCGTTAAATTAACCAAAGAGGAAAGGTTACGTCCATATATGGATGAAGTCTTAAAAACAAGGGATTCTTTAACATCACAAGAAGCCGAGCGAAGAAGAAAGAATATTGAAGCGTCCAATCCTTTTAAGAAATATGGCTTTTATCCAAAGATTGCCACTTTAAGCAAAGGAAAATATTTAGAAGCTCACGATATTGATAGTATTGTAAGTATTGGCTCTGTAAAATTTAACAGGAAAACTAGAGAGATTACTGAATTTAGAGAAATAGATTTGAGCGATCCTGACGCACAGCCTTATCTTGATACCGCAGGACGCTGGTTTTCTCCTGACCCTTTGAGCGAAGAGTTTTCTAGTTGGACACCATATAATTATGCTTTTAATGATCCAGTAAATGTTATTGATCCAGATGGTAGAGAAGGTTTAGGATGGGGATTAAAAGACAATACTTGGAGTTGGAGTGCAAGTTTAACAACCGACAATTATCAACAACAAGGATTCTCCGACTATAAAGATGATGGGTCTGTACTCAGTAATGCTACGATACAAGGACAGGGAGGTAGTGCAGGTGCTGTTTACTTAGGATTTAATGGGCAAGCACAATCTATACCTGCAGGTACAACTACTTCAATGCTTCAATTGTCTAATTTTACCAGAGATGCTATCTCTGCAAGTTTGACGGGAGCTGCTGCTGCAATTAATGGGCTATATGATGTTTGGAAAATTGCGACATTTAGTCCAGACCCAAATATGAATTTGAATCCTCCAAGCGCAACAACGCCTGTTGGAAAAGCTCTTGAAATGGCGGGAAGTGTTTCTCCTTTATTGGGCGCAGAATCAAGTGGTGCGAATAAAATTACTGAACCTGTTACAAACACTTTGTACAAAAGACCTAACAACGCCACTACAGCAGCACAAAGAGCGGCGGTTCAAGGTGAGCCTTGCGTGACTTGTGGAGCTACTGGACAAAAAAATGTCGCAGACCATATAAAACCTTTAGTCCAAGAACATTATCAAACTGGTACGATTAATCAGACTAATATGAGGTCAATGAACGCTATTCAACCTCAATGTCAAACTTGTTCATCTCAACAAGGAGCCGCAATGAGTAAATACTCAAAAGAAATGAAAAAAATAATAAATCAAAGAACAAATGGACAATAAATATGTCAAGGAGCAAAAAGATATTTGCGAAAAATATTCGCAAGATTTTTTTGCTACATCTGAAGAATTAAAAGTAGGGATTTCCGATAATATA
Above is a genomic segment from Chryseobacterium mulctrae containing:
- a CDS encoding helix-turn-helix domain-containing protein, whose protein sequence is MQTTNPFQTILDELGEVKEILYSLKKEPEIELKKKLYSIKECSEILKLDYQTVRSHILKGNIKAEQIGRFYRISHLDLMNALSDVKSLKYKR
- a CDS encoding primase-helicase family protein gives rise to the protein MSEKIPYLRVGTTYYKTIEKPLISGDKISILVRWNRETIISDYGKVYVSKVPKYDGFCCIPSHLDYQQIIQGFYNVYNEIPYQPIEENVEIDKLQEKIPFSLNFMEHIFGEQLELGLDYIKILLQYPIQMLPILCLVSKERSTGKSTFIKWLKSIFGLNMTYIKGDSFSSQFNSDWTSMLIVAIDEVFFDKKEITERLKYLSTTDKDKKEAKGKDREEVEFFGKFILCSNNEDNFIQIDENEIRFWIIKVRSIKSENTEFLHNLNKEIPYFLRYLIERPFHSHKLTRMWFTESEIRTKALQRLLWKNNNKLESKIIELLYEFFENTEDNKINCVPQDIFNMLGKMFKNSYWTINDVRKLLKEIWKLEPQNNSLAYIKYDLDYGLSFFQQNKIGRYFTIEKNFILQKFDEMMN
- a CDS encoding toprim domain-containing protein produces the protein MNCKQFNSIPLEEVLLSLGHLPTKQNEKEAWYLNPFANESQASFKINKSLNYWYLFSEGIGGTNTDFMKKYLNASVNEVLVWAESQNFSSFQQQNISDRKVENLPANYEIIEIKNVQHPALLEYLNERKVDSQIEFLKEIHYRMNEKKNFGIGFKNDSGGYEIRNKYSKICLGKKDISTIKNGSGDLKIFEGFFDFFSFKNVEKLLDNKSSNYLILNSVSMISKIKNSLENYENIELYFDNDEAGNRAVEMIKNENKNAEDCRVLYSDFKDLNDWLVQKNPSNARKVKLRRR
- a CDS encoding plasmid mobilization protein yields the protein MEKDFLKEFINQATKENEAKIAQEKRKKYFQDLGRKGGLKTKQNKKLDKVISIRMTNSEYETLIQKQKKYPLKLSTYIRNILFEKELKINEFKTDETLLQFGNHFKKITNLLRNREWNVFENKKEILLRIENLIELIHQYLYSKTQKNE
- a CDS encoding relaxase/mobilization nuclease domain-containing protein, which encodes MNNSATTRTISKIALEYNGNDKGTAEMISSNCLLSSNPEGQYLEMKTVADRNLNVKKWALTGYISQPDEIGRKLTDEEFLEVATEALEKIGVTGNNQFRLDIHNSTKQKHIHFIVNRIDISGKCTVKSHDVGRRFGEAVRKVCKEKGLLTDVEIGVQKKKEMLKNLSEALKTSNNFDELLFKMKEKGFDIQLSSNVKDGISGMRIVMEKDKNHQTERVYKAGYKLSEISNRLKISEIKSLFEVKNAVREVEKSTENWKEFRASLHQKGFSVKIQYKEEFKPNQKNEIQDVWIGKTEQLGNNKQKNGLIFNQYNGFSLSKIDPNFQNLTKSMSENREISIQNIQPQSPSKESVAEIAGELLEELLKPNYVAQSDDELWKKKRKSR
- a CDS encoding tetratricopeptide repeat protein, producing the protein MKEILQKKIYQILLFLLLGTVSAKAQNNQFYNEAYKTIDNMLEDRQKYSFKDAVFSVEEAYYQGKLDTIRINKELRFLKSFAESIVKSRELNYKGSDKEKVNKYAALYSIICQSLPVAVRDTVIQYKPFSYDFADVFGHSDLPNLFVSKLLATKKGNCNSMPYLYKILAEELGVEANLALAPNHVYIKHNIKSIGWFNTELTSGIFPEDGWLMASGYIHLDAIRNGVFMKALDNKESLALCLFDLAQAYNRSFPNNDGEFVLKALNRALEIYPNFAKALILKAEFHKIQFEKLMERENLKTDKAENIKLVQQNPKAKELYELMQKEYGHIYDLGYRQMPEGMYLDWLVSLKMERNKYENKKLMNNFK